One window of Mesorhizobium sp. PAMC28654 genomic DNA carries:
- a CDS encoding NUDIX domain-containing protein: protein MEDRIRIRSEEILSDDWAVLKKTVLDYRRRDGQWETQIRQTYDRGDGAVILPYDPARSTVLLVRQFRYPAYVTGHREPLIEACAGLLDENDPETCIRKEAEEELGYRLKDVERLFAPYMSPGSVTERLWFFIARYSPADRISAGGGAPEEGEDIEVLEMSLDEALAGISNGRIIDAKTIILIQYLKLNPIRV from the coding sequence ATGGAAGATCGCATTCGCATCCGTTCGGAGGAGATACTTTCCGACGACTGGGCGGTTCTGAAAAAGACCGTGCTCGACTATCGCCGGCGTGACGGGCAGTGGGAGACACAGATCCGCCAGACCTACGACCGCGGCGACGGCGCGGTGATCCTGCCCTATGACCCCGCGCGCTCGACGGTACTTCTGGTGCGGCAGTTCCGCTATCCGGCCTATGTCACCGGCCACCGCGAGCCGCTGATCGAGGCATGCGCGGGCCTGCTTGACGAAAACGATCCGGAGACCTGCATCCGCAAGGAAGCGGAAGAGGAACTCGGCTACCGGCTGAAGGACGTGGAGCGGTTGTTCGCGCCCTATATGAGCCCCGGCAGCGTGACTGAGCGGCTCTGGTTTTTCATCGCGCGGTATTCGCCGGCCGACCGTATCTCGGCGGGTGGCGGTGCGCCGGAAGAGGGCGAGGACATCGAGGTGCTGGAAATGTCGCTCGATGAAGCTTTGGCCGGGATTTCCAACGGCCGCATCATCGATGCAAAAACCATCATCCTTATCCAGTACCTGAAGCTCAACCCAATTCGGGTTTGA
- a CDS encoding NADH:flavin oxidoreductase/NADH oxidase: MTASLFQPITLDGLTFPNRIAVAPMCQYSAEDGSASDWHLYHWMNLAMSGAGMVTVEMTNVERRGRISHGCLGLYSEDNEAAAKRALDAAKRVAAPGTKFGTQLAHAGRKASTQRPWEGGGPLRPDQDPWPVVSASGIAYDTGWQVPRALEDDEILQVIQHFADAAGRAERAGFDFIELHAAHGYLIFQFLSPLSNRRADRWGGSLENRMRFAVEIAKAVKKAAPKLMLGARLSVKDWVDGGFDVEDAIEVAKALKAEGVAYLCCSSGGNSPLQKLPTGPGYQVHLAEAVRNGADIPTRAVGLIDDPKQAEAIIAEGRADMVALARAFLADPRWGWRAAATFSEKIHPAPQLARSVTTMQHWMKAAG; this comes from the coding sequence ATGACCGCATCGCTTTTCCAGCCGATCACGCTTGACGGCCTGACCTTTCCCAACCGCATCGCCGTGGCGCCGATGTGCCAATATTCAGCCGAGGACGGCTCCGCCAGCGACTGGCACCTTTACCACTGGATGAATCTCGCCATGTCCGGCGCCGGCATGGTCACGGTCGAGATGACCAATGTCGAGCGGCGTGGCCGCATTTCGCATGGCTGCCTCGGCCTCTATTCCGAGGATAACGAGGCTGCCGCCAAGCGCGCATTGGATGCCGCCAAACGCGTTGCCGCGCCCGGTACCAAGTTCGGCACGCAGCTTGCGCATGCCGGCCGCAAGGCCTCCACCCAGAGACCGTGGGAAGGTGGCGGCCCGCTCAGGCCCGATCAGGATCCGTGGCCGGTCGTGTCCGCCTCGGGCATTGCTTACGATACGGGCTGGCAGGTACCGCGTGCACTCGAGGACGACGAGATCCTTCAGGTCATCCAGCACTTCGCCGATGCCGCGGGGAGGGCCGAGCGCGCCGGCTTCGATTTCATCGAATTGCACGCGGCGCATGGCTATCTCATCTTCCAGTTCCTGTCGCCGCTGTCCAACCGGCGCGCCGACCGCTGGGGCGGCTCACTGGAAAACCGCATGCGGTTTGCCGTCGAGATCGCCAAGGCGGTGAAGAAGGCAGCCCCGAAGCTGATGCTTGGGGCCCGCCTGTCGGTAAAGGACTGGGTCGATGGCGGCTTCGATGTCGAGGACGCGATCGAGGTGGCCAAGGCGCTGAAGGCGGAAGGCGTCGCTTATCTCTGCTGCTCCAGCGGCGGCAACTCGCCACTGCAGAAGCTGCCGACCGGTCCGGGCTATCAGGTGCATCTGGCGGAAGCCGTGCGCAATGGAGCGGACATCCCGACACGCGCCGTCGGCCTGATCGACGATCCCAAGCAGGCCGAGGCGATCATCGCCGAGGGCCGCGCCGACATGGTGGCGCTGGCGCGCGCCTTCCTTGCCGACCCGCGCTGGGGATGGCGCGCCGCAGCCACGTTCAGCGAAAAGATCCATCCGGCGCCGCAGCTCGCCCGATCAGTGACGACGATGCAGCATTGGATGAAGGCGGCGGGGTGA
- a CDS encoding SH3 domain-containing protein, which yields MSSRATYMGAVAALAAGLSFGAPAPAGAQYCDGTVHGLSGRYNLATGSGFLAVRTQPNSSSRMVGQLFNGDHTEILDRSGNWYRVEIGGISGWANARWLYNDCGY from the coding sequence ATGTCTTCCAGGGCAACCTACATGGGTGCGGTCGCAGCTCTTGCGGCCGGGCTTTCTTTCGGTGCGCCGGCCCCGGCCGGCGCGCAATATTGCGACGGCACGGTGCACGGCCTGTCCGGTCGCTATAACCTGGCGACGGGAAGCGGCTTCCTGGCGGTGCGGACGCAACCGAATTCGTCATCGCGCATGGTCGGCCAGCTTTTCAATGGCGATCACACCGAAATCCTCGACCGCAGCGGCAACTGGTATCGGGTCGAAATCGGCGGCATTTCCGGCTGGGCGAATGCCCGCTGGCTCTATAATGATTGTGGCTACTGA
- a CDS encoding DUF982 domain-containing protein, which translates to MDNKPFETPVVVELGHVGKYRHISNTREAAECLMTVWPLNLGRRHREALDTCLKVLEGYRSTADARRALIEAAKESEVLVPDDRLPDGKLH; encoded by the coding sequence ATGGACAACAAACCCTTTGAAACGCCTGTCGTCGTCGAACTCGGCCACGTCGGCAAATACCGCCATATCAGCAACACTCGCGAAGCGGCCGAGTGCCTGATGACTGTTTGGCCGCTCAATCTCGGCCGTCGCCATCGCGAGGCCCTCGACACTTGCCTCAAAGTGCTGGAAGGTTATCGTTCAACAGCGGATGCGCGTCGGGCGCTGATCGAAGCCGCCAAGGAATCGGAAGTGCTGGTGCCCGACGACAGACTGCCAGACGGAAAGCTGCATTGA
- a CDS encoding DUF2188 domain-containing protein codes for MAKLTYKIVEHDGGWAYKVGSTFSETFPSHQDALRAAEIASAEQQVAGATDGIQYEDAEGKWHDELADGRDRPQTEVSD; via the coding sequence ATGGCGAAGCTGACTTACAAGATCGTCGAGCATGATGGCGGCTGGGCTTACAAGGTCGGCTCGACGTTTTCGGAAACTTTTCCCAGCCATCAGGACGCCTTGCGTGCCGCCGAAATCGCTTCGGCCGAACAGCAGGTTGCAGGCGCGACAGACGGCATCCAGTACGAGGATGCCGAGGGGAAATGGCACGACGAGTTGGCTGACGGCCGGGACCGGCCGCAGACCGAAGTTTCAGATTGA
- a CDS encoding alpha/beta fold hydrolase has protein sequence MLVSILLWLVGGLIVVAFVATGYMVLATRRIAADAERQVPPVGQFVEIDGNRIHYVDTGEGLPILFLHGLGAQLHHFLHPLFGRFGSGYRLIALDRPGSGYSVRAPGTTGRLPEQAEVVRRFIETLGLEKPLVVGHSLGGAIALTLAVEHPEAISGIALLAPLTHMERRIRGLFKAIYIPSTLLRAILANTIAIPMSLKYAGPTLDLVFSPQSPPADYGTAGGGWLGLRPSHFYATSTDLVAIEHDLGHVEQRYGEITMPAGILFGTSDRVLGIGVHGRPMIEKIKELDFESINGLGHMPQFIEPERIIAFVKRIADRAFADRRSPLPQDNFTEPSG, from the coding sequence ATGCTCGTATCGATTCTGTTGTGGCTGGTCGGCGGGCTGATTGTCGTGGCATTTGTGGCGACTGGCTACATGGTCCTGGCGACGCGGCGAATTGCAGCCGATGCCGAGAGACAGGTGCCGCCGGTCGGACAATTCGTCGAGATAGACGGCAACCGCATTCATTACGTCGATACGGGCGAAGGGTTGCCTATCCTCTTCCTGCACGGTCTTGGCGCCCAGCTCCATCATTTCCTCCATCCATTGTTCGGGCGCTTTGGCTCGGGCTATCGGTTGATCGCGCTTGATCGCCCAGGGTCGGGTTATTCGGTGCGGGCTCCTGGCACCACGGGACGATTGCCCGAACAGGCGGAAGTGGTCCGACGTTTCATCGAAACGTTGGGATTGGAGAAGCCGCTGGTGGTCGGCCATTCGCTGGGCGGCGCCATTGCACTGACGCTCGCCGTGGAGCACCCTGAAGCGATTTCCGGTATCGCCCTGCTGGCGCCGCTGACGCATATGGAACGCAGGATACGCGGGCTGTTCAAGGCGATCTATATTCCCTCAACGCTGCTGCGCGCGATCCTGGCCAACACGATCGCGATACCGATGAGCCTGAAATATGCAGGGCCCACGCTCGACCTTGTCTTCTCGCCGCAATCGCCACCGGCCGACTATGGGACAGCTGGCGGAGGATGGCTGGGGTTGCGGCCAAGTCACTTCTACGCAACCTCGACCGATCTGGTGGCGATCGAGCATGATCTTGGCCACGTCGAGCAGCGCTACGGGGAAATCACGATGCCGGCTGGCATCCTCTTCGGGACGTCGGATCGTGTGCTTGGCATCGGCGTGCATGGCCGGCCGATGATAGAGAAGATCAAGGAACTCGATTTTGAAAGCATCAACGGTCTGGGCCATATGCCCCAGTTCATCGAGCCGGAACGGATCATCGCCTTCGTAAAACGCATCGCCGACCGGGCGTTCGCGGACCGGAGATCACCACTCCCTCAGGACAATTTCACTGAACCATCGGGCTGA
- the wrbA gene encoding NAD(P)H:quinone oxidoreductase type IV codes for MAKVLVLYYSSWGHMEQMSKAAAEGAREAGAEVTIKRVAELVPEAVAKAAYYKLDQEAAIADPLELADYDAIIVGASTRYGMMCAQLKNFFDQTGPLWAKGALVNKIGSVMSSTATQHGGAELTLITTQALLQHHGMIIVPLSYAYQAQMGNDVVRGGAPYGMTTTSDGDGSRQPSAQELEGAKFQGKRVAEITKKLHG; via the coding sequence ATGGCGAAGGTACTTGTTCTCTACTATTCGAGCTGGGGCCACATGGAGCAGATGTCAAAGGCGGCCGCCGAAGGTGCGCGCGAGGCAGGTGCCGAGGTGACGATCAAGCGTGTTGCCGAGCTGGTGCCCGAGGCGGTCGCCAAGGCTGCATACTACAAGCTCGACCAGGAAGCGGCGATCGCCGATCCGCTTGAACTCGCCGACTATGATGCGATCATCGTCGGCGCCTCGACGCGTTACGGCATGATGTGCGCGCAGCTGAAGAACTTCTTCGACCAGACCGGGCCGTTGTGGGCCAAGGGTGCGCTGGTCAACAAGATCGGTTCGGTGATGTCGTCGACCGCCACCCAGCACGGCGGCGCCGAACTCACCCTGATCACCACGCAGGCATTGCTCCAGCATCACGGCATGATCATCGTGCCGCTGTCCTATGCCTACCAGGCCCAGATGGGCAACGATGTCGTGCGTGGCGGAGCGCCCTACGGCATGACCACGACCAGCGACGGCGACGGCTCGCGCCAGCCTTCGGCACAGGAACTCGAAGGCGCCAAATTCCAGGGCAAGCGCGTCGCCGAAATCACCAAGAAACTCCACGGCTGA
- a CDS encoding competence/damage-inducible protein A, producing MPEIVTAAMLVIGDEILSGRTTDKNIGHLADIMTAIGIDLKEVRIVPDEEDEIVAAVNAVRARYTYVFTTGGIGPTHDDITADSISKAFGVPCEYNAEAYAMLEASYAARSIEYTDARKRMSRMPRGADLIVNPVSTAPGFRIGNVHIMAGVPSIFQAMLDNVVPTLKAGTKMLSATVPCPFGEGLIGGPLAEIQKAHPDTIIGSYPKYGDGKFWTELVVRARSQEALDAARKDVEAMVAGFANATS from the coding sequence ATGCCTGAAATCGTCACCGCCGCCATGCTCGTCATCGGCGACGAGATTCTGTCCGGACGCACCACGGACAAGAATATCGGCCATCTGGCTGATATCATGACGGCGATCGGCATCGACCTGAAGGAAGTGCGCATCGTTCCTGACGAGGAAGACGAGATCGTCGCAGCGGTGAACGCCGTGCGCGCGCGCTATACCTATGTGTTCACCACCGGCGGTATCGGCCCCACGCATGACGACATCACGGCGGACTCGATTTCCAAGGCCTTTGGCGTGCCTTGCGAATACAATGCCGAGGCCTATGCGATGCTGGAAGCGAGCTACGCCGCGCGCAGCATCGAATACACGGACGCGCGCAAGCGCATGTCGCGGATGCCGCGCGGCGCCGACCTTATCGTCAATCCGGTGTCCACCGCGCCGGGCTTCCGCATAGGCAACGTCCACATCATGGCCGGCGTGCCGTCAATCTTCCAGGCCATGCTCGACAATGTGGTGCCGACGCTGAAGGCCGGCACCAAGATGCTGTCGGCCACTGTCCCCTGCCCATTCGGCGAGGGATTGATCGGCGGACCTCTGGCCGAGATCCAGAAGGCGCATCCGGACACGATCATCGGTTCCTATCCCAAATATGGCGACGGCAAATTCTGGACGGAACTCGTCGTGCGCGCCCGCAGCCAGGAGGCACTGGATGCCGCCCGGAAAGACGTTGAGGCGATGGTCGCGGGCTTTGCCAACGCCACGAGCTGA
- the gpt gene encoding xanthine phosphoribosyltransferase produces the protein MSLPEKAFPVSWDQFHRDARALAWRLAGNNKGQWKAIVCITRGGLVPAAIISRELGIRIIESVCVASYHDYANQGQLQVLKDVTPSLLVDEGAGVLIIDDLTDTGKTAGIVRAMMPKAHFATVYAKPKGRPLVDTFVTEVSQDTWIYFPWDMGFTYQKPIADDHAG, from the coding sequence ATGTCCCTTCCCGAAAAAGCCTTCCCGGTCTCCTGGGACCAGTTTCACCGGGACGCCCGCGCCCTCGCTTGGCGGCTTGCGGGCAACAACAAGGGGCAATGGAAGGCGATCGTCTGCATTACCCGTGGCGGCCTCGTTCCCGCCGCCATCATCTCGCGCGAACTTGGTATCAGGATTATCGAGTCGGTCTGCGTCGCCTCCTATCATGACTACGCCAACCAGGGGCAGTTGCAGGTGCTGAAGGATGTCACGCCATCGCTGCTCGTCGATGAAGGCGCCGGCGTCCTGATCATCGACGACCTCACCGACACCGGCAAGACCGCCGGAATCGTGCGCGCGATGATGCCCAAGGCGCATTTCGCCACCGTTTACGCCAAGCCCAAGGGCCGACCGCTGGTTGACACCTTTGTTACGGAGGTCAGCCAGGACACCTGGATCTACTTCCCGTGGGACATGGGCTTCACCTACCAGAAACCGATCGCGGACGACCACGCCGGCTGA
- a CDS encoding NUDIX hydrolase, with translation MLTRPTTHNHLAERVRRLFGTAPCRLQVAALPWRDTGHGVEIMLITSRDTGRWVIPKGWPEAKEPLCKAAAREAGEEAGLRGTISHIEAGRYFYAKVLASGEEVPCEVLVFPMQVDKIADQWKEKRARTRKWVSSTEAVRMVNEPDLCQIIAYFCADPRKFS, from the coding sequence ATGTTGACGAGGCCAACGACACACAACCATCTGGCTGAAAGGGTTCGGCGCCTTTTCGGCACGGCGCCTTGCCGCCTGCAGGTTGCCGCCCTGCCTTGGCGCGATACCGGGCACGGTGTGGAGATCATGCTGATCACGAGCCGCGACACCGGACGCTGGGTGATACCCAAGGGCTGGCCGGAGGCAAAGGAACCGCTTTGCAAGGCGGCCGCGCGGGAAGCCGGCGAGGAAGCCGGGTTGCGCGGGACAATCTCCCATATCGAGGCCGGCCGCTATTTCTACGCAAAGGTGCTTGCCTCCGGAGAAGAAGTGCCTTGCGAGGTTTTGGTGTTTCCGATGCAGGTCGACAAGATCGCCGACCAATGGAAGGAAAAGCGAGCCCGCACGCGCAAATGGGTAAGCTCAACGGAAGCTGTTCGCATGGTCAATGAGCCTGACCTTTGTCAGATCATCGCCTATTTCTGTGCCGACCCGCGCAAATTCAGCTGA
- a CDS encoding PilZ domain-containing protein — protein sequence MTNPANPADKDSAQNRREHRQRVLKGGTIITGIQNSEVSCTLRNQHEGGAELKIPLEARVPDRFLLYVSVDGVAYRCDVRWRRNDRIGVQFTGTEPKPKLHYG from the coding sequence ATGACGAACCCTGCAAACCCGGCTGACAAGGATTCCGCCCAGAATCGGCGCGAGCATCGCCAACGCGTGCTCAAGGGCGGGACGATCATCACCGGGATTCAAAACTCCGAAGTCAGTTGCACCTTGCGCAATCAGCATGAGGGCGGCGCTGAATTGAAGATTCCGCTCGAAGCCCGGGTCCCGGACCGCTTCCTGCTCTATGTGTCGGTGGATGGCGTTGCCTATCGGTGCGACGTACGCTGGCGGCGCAATGACCGGATCGGCGTTCAGTTCACCGGTACGGAGCCGAAACCGAAGCTCCACTACGGCTGA
- a CDS encoding ImmA/IrrE family metallo-endopeptidase, with protein sequence MSGLSVETIEKRANFVRDKLNIDSVFAFDMHCALERLQQKAKNFSFRCGRDDELGDNEATMDDETGTLVARASILDDIKAGQTRARFTIAHELGHYFLGHEGQRRRNPNKDVYVTFRERSEESEANIFASYFLVPTKLAWDMKNPEEISNRFQVSLQAADIAFERVQTARRKAKGEKRRLPGAVIDFLKEAQEKGFRVKSDISDPGQ encoded by the coding sequence ATGTCTGGTTTGTCGGTGGAAACGATCGAAAAACGAGCTAACTTTGTTCGCGATAAACTAAATATAGATAGTGTTTTTGCATTTGACATGCATTGCGCGCTCGAAAGACTCCAACAAAAAGCAAAGAACTTCTCATTTCGGTGTGGTCGCGACGATGAGCTGGGAGACAACGAAGCGACGATGGATGACGAGACTGGTACGCTAGTCGCCCGAGCAAGTATCCTTGACGATATCAAGGCCGGCCAAACACGAGCAAGATTCACCATTGCCCATGAGCTCGGCCACTATTTTCTTGGCCACGAAGGTCAGCGCCGCAGAAATCCCAACAAAGACGTATACGTGACTTTTAGAGAAAGATCTGAAGAAAGTGAGGCGAATATTTTTGCCTCGTATTTTCTGGTGCCGACTAAACTAGCTTGGGATATGAAAAATCCTGAAGAAATCTCTAATCGCTTTCAAGTGAGTTTGCAGGCGGCCGATATCGCATTCGAGAGAGTTCAGACAGCAAGGCGGAAGGCTAAGGGAGAGAAGCGCCGCCTTCCGGGCGCAGTGATCGATTTTTTGAAAGAAGCCCAGGAAAAAGGATTTCGCGTTAAGTCTGACATTTCAGACCCTGGCCAGTAG
- a CDS encoding lysozyme inhibitor LprI family protein, protein MQIERFGRIRLATKVALACLLVLASPTSPMASPLEDPTAVTLDRCLDDPANASTAGQTECEATASNDYDRRMNAAYATLMHKLPEKAAQQLRLSQRAWLAFRDGEAKSRDALYETRQGTMFVPMQASDATNVIRDRALQLEGYVRVMAIDE, encoded by the coding sequence ATGCAGATCGAGCGCTTTGGCCGGATACGTCTTGCCACGAAAGTAGCGCTGGCTTGCCTGTTGGTGCTGGCATCGCCGACAAGCCCGATGGCCTCGCCCCTGGAAGATCCAACCGCTGTCACGCTCGACCGCTGCCTGGACGACCCAGCCAATGCTTCCACTGCTGGTCAAACCGAATGTGAGGCCACGGCATCGAACGACTACGATCGCCGCATGAATGCCGCCTATGCCACGCTCATGCACAAATTGCCCGAGAAGGCAGCACAACAGCTCCGCCTGTCACAACGCGCATGGCTGGCCTTCCGCGACGGTGAGGCGAAGTCACGAGACGCGCTGTATGAAACAAGGCAAGGCACGATGTTTGTGCCGATGCAGGCATCGGACGCGACCAACGTCATTCGGGATCGCGCGCTTCAGCTGGAGGGATATGTTCGCGTCATGGCGATTGATGAGTGA
- a CDS encoding Rieske (2Fe-2S) protein translates to MTRHPVASISDIPDGGRLKVDVAGRSIVVFHVDGAFYALADRCPHQGGPLSQGDQIGELRATVPGQHQYCRRNMIIRCPWHHWEFDIETGQSQIDPARIKVRRFETAVGNAPSCVADDKLAATTFETVKEEGLVYVII, encoded by the coding sequence ATGACACGCCATCCGGTCGCTTCTATCAGCGACATTCCGGACGGCGGCCGGCTGAAAGTCGACGTGGCGGGCCGCTCGATCGTCGTTTTCCACGTGGACGGCGCCTTCTACGCCCTGGCAGACAGATGCCCGCACCAGGGCGGCCCACTGTCACAAGGCGACCAGATCGGAGAGCTTCGGGCCACGGTTCCCGGTCAGCACCAATATTGCCGGCGCAACATGATCATCCGTTGCCCGTGGCACCATTGGGAGTTCGATATCGAGACGGGCCAATCGCAGATCGACCCGGCCCGCATCAAGGTGCGCAGGTTTGAAACCGCCGTCGGCAATGCGCCATCTTGCGTGGCGGATGACAAACTTGCGGCGACGACGTTTGAAACCGTCAAGGAAGAGGGGCTCGTCTACGTTATCATATAG
- a CDS encoding amidohydrolase family protein produces MTIHPAVTPSSTPVAQTIIDCDVHPKLTSVDDLKPFLSKRWQAHLATYGLRYRMGYQDGNPYPKAAPASSRRDTWPANGGLPGSDVGMLRDQLLDLYNMEFGIMNPLWPTGQGVLGDDYSAALCRASNQWQLDLYNEPEPRLKCSICVPYENAALARAEIEHFAGDGRFAQVLLLSRTAELLGQRRYWPIFEAAEAANLPVGIHVFGYSGQAITPTGWPSYYMEEMTEHAPSAQAMLTSMIFEGLFERFPGTRIVLLEAGLAWIPALGWRLDRLWARMRDEVPHVTRPPSEYLKQHLWVATQPMEEPENKRHLVDIIDWIGHDRVVFSSDYPHWDFDDPRHSLPPHIDAKLKRAILYDNAAALYGTAR; encoded by the coding sequence ATGACCATTCATCCGGCCGTGACGCCTTCGAGCACGCCTGTCGCCCAGACCATTATCGATTGCGACGTGCATCCAAAACTCACCTCCGTGGACGATCTCAAGCCCTTCCTCAGCAAGCGTTGGCAGGCGCATCTCGCGACCTATGGGCTACGCTACCGGATGGGCTATCAGGACGGGAATCCGTATCCAAAAGCGGCGCCGGCTTCCTCGCGGCGTGACACCTGGCCTGCGAATGGAGGGCTGCCTGGATCCGATGTCGGCATGCTGCGCGACCAGCTTCTCGACCTCTACAACATGGAATTCGGGATCATGAATCCACTTTGGCCAACAGGCCAGGGCGTGCTCGGAGACGACTATTCGGCGGCGCTATGCCGTGCCAGCAATCAATGGCAGCTCGATCTCTACAATGAGCCGGAGCCGAGGCTCAAATGCTCGATCTGCGTTCCCTATGAAAACGCGGCGCTGGCGCGCGCCGAGATCGAACATTTCGCCGGCGATGGCCGCTTTGCCCAGGTGCTCCTCCTCAGCCGCACGGCCGAGCTGCTAGGACAGCGCCGATACTGGCCGATCTTCGAAGCGGCGGAAGCGGCAAATCTTCCGGTTGGCATCCATGTTTTCGGATATTCGGGCCAGGCGATCACGCCGACAGGCTGGCCTTCCTACTATATGGAGGAAATGACCGAGCATGCCCCCTCGGCCCAGGCGATGCTGACTAGCATGATCTTCGAGGGCCTGTTCGAGCGCTTTCCTGGTACCCGGATCGTCTTGCTGGAGGCCGGCCTTGCCTGGATACCCGCGCTTGGCTGGCGGCTGGACCGGCTTTGGGCCCGTATGCGCGACGAAGTTCCGCATGTGACCCGTCCTCCATCCGAATATCTGAAACAACATCTCTGGGTCGCGACCCAACCCATGGAGGAACCCGAGAACAAGAGGCATCTCGTCGACATCATCGACTGGATCGGTCATGACCGGGTTGTGTTTTCGTCGGACTATCCCCACTGGGATTTTGACGATCCACGCCATTCGCTGCCGCCGCATATCGATGCGAAACTCAAGCGCGCCATTCTTTATGACAACGCCGCGGCCCTTTATGGAACCGCACGATGA
- a CDS encoding amidohydrolase family protein: MTLLTHRANALLPAGSVNCDIHHPNPTMSQLMPFLPDVWQDLIASRGIVQLDSIAYPNNAPLTCRPDWRDPAGGLTNTPERLAREALDHFGARAGILNNLCGVHMLYDAYMAIAVTKALNDWTRSEWLDKHPGLRASIVPPLQDIEAAVAEVERCAADRRFVQLLFPSSAHMPYGHRSYWPLYKVAVKHGLPIGIHAGSAYHHPVTSVGWPNTVTEDYAAQSQIMQGQLASLVSEGVFTEFPSLKVVLLESGVSWLPAFLWRFGKFWRGLRFETPWVDRPPAEIIRDHVRLTTQPFDVPDNPDIVSRLIDHIGSDDMLLFSSDYPHWQFDGDAVLPAGFDATLIRKIAVENPVASYPRLQEQHA, from the coding sequence ATGACATTGCTGACGCACCGGGCCAATGCGTTGCTGCCAGCCGGCAGCGTGAATTGCGACATTCACCACCCCAACCCTACCATGAGCCAGCTCATGCCGTTCCTGCCGGATGTCTGGCAGGACCTGATTGCGTCTCGGGGGATCGTCCAGCTCGACAGCATCGCCTATCCCAACAACGCGCCACTGACCTGCCGCCCGGACTGGCGCGACCCGGCCGGCGGCCTCACCAACACACCGGAACGGTTGGCCAGGGAGGCCCTGGACCATTTTGGCGCGCGCGCCGGGATCCTCAACAATCTTTGCGGCGTCCATATGCTTTACGACGCCTACATGGCCATCGCCGTGACCAAGGCGCTGAACGACTGGACGCGGTCGGAGTGGCTCGACAAGCATCCAGGCCTGCGCGCTTCCATTGTGCCACCGTTGCAGGATATCGAGGCTGCCGTCGCCGAGGTCGAACGCTGCGCCGCGGACCGCCGGTTCGTGCAGCTGCTGTTTCCGTCCTCGGCCCACATGCCCTACGGGCATCGCAGCTACTGGCCGCTGTACAAGGTCGCGGTCAAACATGGGTTGCCGATTGGCATCCATGCCGGCAGCGCATACCACCATCCCGTTACGTCCGTCGGCTGGCCGAATACGGTTACCGAGGACTATGCGGCTCAGTCGCAGATCATGCAGGGACAGCTGGCCAGCCTCGTTTCGGAGGGCGTGTTCACGGAATTTCCTTCCCTCAAGGTCGTCCTGTTGGAATCCGGCGTCAGTTGGCTTCCGGCGTTCCTCTGGCGTTTCGGCAAATTCTGGAGGGGGCTGCGGTTCGAAACGCCCTGGGTCGACCGCCCGCCAGCGGAAATCATACGCGATCACGTGCGGTTGACCACGCAACCTTTCGACGTTCCGGACAATCCGGATATCGTGTCCCGACTGATCGATCATATTGGCTCCGACGACATGCTGCTGTTTTCGTCAGACTATCCGCACTGGCAGTTCGACGGCGATGCCGTTCTGCCCGCCGGATTTGATGCGACGCTCATCCGCAAGATCGCGGTGGAAAATCCGGTCGCGAGTTATCCCCGTCTGCAGGAGCAGCACGCATGA